Proteins from one Vulgatibacter sp. genomic window:
- a CDS encoding B12-binding domain-containing protein, with product MDVAHDPTSPRETRRGRYRAAQLRGDRRGASAVILEEGLAGGFTTADLQAVVQEAQREIGRLWEENRVSIAQEHMATAISQIVLAHLYDRAERARDRGQKLWVACVEGELHDLPARLAADTADLAGFDVRFLGANVPTDSLVEMVRAERPDVLALSVTLSFNVPALRTAVSRLREAFGDGLPLVIGGNALRWAPTLAAHLGVRLFEEMYRDPFWEELSRELAIKRIRDALEKAGVGAVRKE from the coding sequence ATGGACGTCGCACACGACCCGACCAGCCCGCGCGAGACGCGGCGGGGCCGTTACCGCGCGGCACAGCTCCGCGGCGATCGCCGCGGCGCCTCCGCGGTGATCCTCGAGGAGGGGCTCGCGGGCGGCTTCACCACCGCCGACCTGCAGGCGGTGGTGCAGGAGGCGCAGCGCGAGATCGGCAGGCTCTGGGAGGAGAACCGGGTCTCGATCGCGCAGGAGCACATGGCCACCGCGATCTCCCAGATCGTGCTGGCCCATCTCTACGACCGGGCGGAACGGGCGAGGGACCGGGGCCAGAAGCTCTGGGTCGCCTGTGTCGAGGGGGAGCTCCACGACCTGCCCGCGCGCCTCGCCGCCGATACGGCGGACCTCGCCGGCTTCGACGTGCGCTTCCTCGGGGCCAACGTGCCGACCGACAGCCTGGTCGAGATGGTCCGGGCCGAGCGTCCCGACGTCCTCGCCCTCTCGGTGACCCTCTCCTTCAACGTGCCGGCGCTCCGCACCGCGGTCTCCCGCCTCCGCGAGGCCTTCGGCGACGGGCTCCCCCTCGTCATCGGCGGCAACGCGCTGCGCTGGGCGCCCACGCTGGCGGCGCACCTCGGCGTGCGGCTCTTCGAGGAGATGTACCGCGATCCCTTCTGGGAGGAACTCTCCCGGGAGCTCGCCATCAAGCGGATCCGGGACGCACTCGAGAAGGCAGGGGTCGGCGCGGTGCGCAAGGAGTAG